A single genomic interval of Hoplias malabaricus isolate fHopMal1 chromosome 7, fHopMal1.hap1, whole genome shotgun sequence harbors:
- the LOC136701477 gene encoding C-C motif chemokine 4-like → MKTYCITTIAVLLFAYCSLTLCQSSHEPEKCCFSHMNAKIPAILVERFETTSPSCKMPGIIFHTNKQMERCADPAQPWVQRLMRIVKNRMLNATTTLTPPGNSSPSD, encoded by the exons ATGAAGACCTACTGCATCACCACCATTGCTGTTCTTCTCTTTGCCTACTGCTCACTCACTCTTTGTCAGA GCAGTCATGAGCCAGAAAAGTGCTGCTTCAGCCACATGAATGCAAAGATCCCTGCAATTCTTGTGGAGCGTTTTGAGACAACAAGTCCTTCATGCAAGATGCCAGGCATCAT ATTCCACACCAACAAGCAGATGGAAAGATGTGCTGATCCAGCTCAACCATGGGTTCAGAGACTGATGCGCATCGTGAAAAACCGCATGCTTAATGCCACCACCACTCTAACACCTCCTGGAAACAGCAGTCCTTCAGATTAA